One window of the Montipora foliosa isolate CH-2021 chromosome 4, ASM3666993v2, whole genome shotgun sequence genome contains the following:
- the LOC138000291 gene encoding PRA1 family protein 3-like: MAAVAFPPLRSLQDFLTDAQFTAPTLNDLERMENRMINNLIYYQTNYFLIVIVTFILVGVVHPKDLLIGSVAFAVTLIMFGVAQSHEPKLAQMKQQYPFLVPGAVFGLAVLGVYALGSILAFVSGVTVPVAVTLLHAATRKRNIKNKFANAMELFKEDVTPMTIILSKICTIEQEREEKGKR, encoded by the exons ATGGCGGCAGTTGCGTTTCCACCTCTTCGGTCTCTTCAAGACTTCCTCACGGATGCACAGTTTACAGCTCCGACATTGAATGACTTGGAGAGAATGGAAAACAGGATGATTAATAACCTCATCTACTATCAAACTAACTACTTCCTGATTGTCATCGTTACTTTCATTTTGGTTGG GGTCGTACATCCAAAGGAtcttttgattggttctgtTGCATTTGCTGTAACCTTAATCATGTTTGGTGTTGCACAAAGTCATGAGCCGAAACTTGCACAGATGAAGCAACAATACCCTTTCTTGGTCCCTGGTGCTGTTTTTGGCCTGGCTGTGCTTGGTGTTTATGCGCTGGGATCCATTCTTGCATTTGTTTCGGGAGTCACAGTGCCTGTGGCAG TAACACTTTTGCATGCGGCAACACGCAAGAGAAATATCAAGAACAAGTTTGCTAATGCCATGGAGCTCTTCAAGGAAGATGTCACCCCTATgacaatcatcctttcaaagaTTTGCACCATTGAACAAGAACGTGAAGAGAAAGGGAAGAGATAA